From Streptosporangiales bacterium, a single genomic window includes:
- a CDS encoding DUF4244 domain-containing protein — MLPVHHAVRDETGMSTAEYAVGTVAAVGLAGILYKLLTSPEMRELLWMIIEKAITAFT, encoded by the coding sequence ATGCTTCCTGTCCACCACGCCGTCCGCGATGAGACGGGCATGTCGACGGCGGAGTACGCCGTCGGCACCGTGGCGGCGGTTGGCCTCGCTGGCATTCTCTACAAGCTGCTCACCAGCCCCGAGATGCGCGAGCTGCTGTGGATGATCATCGAGAAGGCGATCACGGCCTTCACCTAG